DNA sequence from the Phoenix dactylifera cultivar Barhee BC4 chromosome 13, palm_55x_up_171113_PBpolish2nd_filt_p, whole genome shotgun sequence genome:
CTTAGTGCATTTCTCCCATCCTCATCTAACGCGGGATGACCTGGAAATGTTCGAGGCAAATCCTGAAAGAGAGCATACAAGTTATGCTGATGAGAATCATTCATTTCATAGCAGTTTCAACAACCCAAGCTTCTATGAAATAACAAAGGCTGGATATTGGACTTCATAATCCTTTAATCTAATGACCTTCTCGATCTGCGTCTTCCATTTCTCAGGTGCACATCCTCCCTGAGGTTTTTTTGGCATTCTAATGGTGTCATTTGGAAGGGAGGCATCAGATTCCTTAATATTATCAGTGTTAGCATCTAGAACTAGCAAGTCGTCATAGTATCCCTCCACCCTGCGTGCCTTCACACCCACAAAAGCTTGCCATAGCTGCGATCAGAGTGGAAGATAGATTGAGAAAAGACAAGCACCAGATTACCGAAGACTAATCATGAGTGCAATAGTACAGTACTGACTGCACCTCTCCTCTGAGAGCCATTGGCACTCCTCCACGAACCAGGAAATTCAGCTCTTCTTTCCAAGGAAAGAAAGGCTCCTGCTTTGCTGCAGAATCGGCATTCTCACCATCACCTGAAGGCGCCTCCTGCTTGACCGCGTTTGATCTGTCCGCATCATAGAACTCTTCCTCAGACTCTCCTTCTTTAGAAGGTCTTGCGACCTCTTCAATTGGTGCCAAGCAGTTCCCACTTCTCCCAGGCTCTTGCTCATCACTGGATgggctcttcctcttctccacccGCTGACTCATCAACTGCTCGATGGCAGCGAGAGATGGTCTTATCTGACTCCATGTATGGATTCTATggagttttgctttttctttctcAACCGGCTCCTTCTCTGCACCAACTTCCTCCGATCCATCACGTTTGTCAATTCCACTCCGGTCGCTGTCATTTCCTGAGACATTTGGTGCTTCCGCACCAAAATCCTGTGCCGATGAGCCGTTGGATGACACTTGGGCAGACTCGGCCAGCCTTTCGAGGAAGTTCTTCCATTGTTCcgatctctcttcttcttcctcctggaCCATTATGAGTTCAAAAATCTAAGCAATCAGCAACCCGAACCATGATATATTAAATTAAGGAGCACAAAAGAAGAGGAATTAGATCGATTGCCTTGTATATTTTTGCATACTCCCGGTATCTCTGCAAGTGTTGAGGCCGAACCGCGAACCCATAGGCGTCCCTGTTTAGATTTCATACCATCAACCGGTTACCAGGAACGAGTCCCTTATAACTGAAGTTAAGGCTGTAACTCaagaatcaagaatcaagaatcaagaaCCCTATACCTAGACTCAACGTCCATGGAAATACAAATCAATCAAAACACCATAATAGAATTCCGATTAGATCGTCCATCGCACTGGCTTTAGAAGAACGCATTTGCCATCGCAAGTAAAACCCTAGAATCCGTAAAGATCCCTACATCAGCGACAGTACAACTGAATCCCATCTCCTCAAACGTGCGCTCTACTAAAAGTCCTGAGGGTACCGAGGCTATATATGAGAAAGAAATCCAAGATCACAGGCCGCGTCGCCCGAATTACGATTTACGGAATGCcaggaaaaaaagaataatatagAGATAAGAACGCGAGGAAGGAATGGAGAGGGGAAGAAAAAAGGATTAAGAtgtgagaaaagaaaagaaatccgcGGACATCTCGGCGGGAGAAGGCGTAGAGCACACGACACGTGGAGAGAAATGGGCGATCACTCACCGCTTGTGCTCCAAAGAGACGACGGGGAGGCTCTTCCTCCGCATGGCTCCGCCCCGCGCGCTCGCCGCGAAGATATCTTGAGATGGCGCTGCTCCTGCCGCTGGCCGCGGCCGCGTCTCGTTCTTAGATTTGCCTGCACTAATTCAAGAACTGTCAGCTTGATGGACAGCGACCTGAAGAGGAAGATCAGAGGGGGAGTTACGTGGAATAAAGGAGGGAGGAATTGGTTACGAGGATAATAAAATTGGGGCGACTCTTGGGAACGGATACTATCTAGACAGTTCACGTTAAAATTAGGTTGTAAGGTCCATCGACGCACACTGCCGGCCGCAAGCGCGGGCAGGCGTGATTTTAGCCCATAAATCCATGACGCTCCAAAGCAAACTGGCTTTGAATCACCGGCTTTCGTTTTTTTTAATCCTGTTCCTGGGGCCTACCAAGCAAAAGGTAATTCTGCTGGCACTAGGACTCTGAATCTGTGACTGAGCAAAGAGAAACTACAAAACTCACCCGTCATCCACGCCGGATGCAATGCTCCTTTGCTGATATAAGACGTTCTGATGGTGAGATTGCTGAGCCTCTGCAACAAAGATCGACCATGACTCATTTAGTGTACCTAGGTTATTGGAATCAATCATTTTAGCTCCTATAATTGATTTGAAAATGATTTGATAAACGTGAAAAAATCAGTAAGTGATGAAGCTTGATTGCTGGTGGCAGTCACTTGTCTTAAATAGCATGTACTTGGCTTTAATAAGTATACAAAGATACATATATAATGTCTATATGGAGAGTAGGTGATAGGATATCTCTCTATTCCGGTATGTTCTTTGCGAGACGGAATAGAGCTATTCCTTCGTTGCGATGCCTGAAAGGATCTCTTCCACTTGTGTCATAAGGAGGGAGAGGGTTGGATAGGATTATTTTGTGTTACTGCACAAAAAAGATGTTCCACCCAATAATGAATTGCCACGAGGCATTTTATTAATTCGGTATGGTTTTTCTTCCCACTCCCCCTTAGCctacacctcctcctcctcctatctTTCCTTCATCTAGTCCTCTAACTCCTCCCAATCTCTATAAATCGGCTTTGATCATGACCGGCGAGCTAGTCTAGGTTGGTCCAGTGTGTATGTCTTACCTTGTAGTTGATTGCTATTCTTGGGTTGTTCGCTGTCTTGACAGGTCCCCTCATCACTAGTGTCCTTTGCTCAATTTGCCCTGGTAGCCTCCTTGTGGCCAAAAGCATCACTTTCTAGCTCTGAGCCCCACCTTCCCTGTTTCCATGCTTCCTCACAAGGTCCTCGTTGTACCCTAGTTAGGGACCTTCTTTTGTTGCCACTGGAAATTGCTCAACCTGGCTAGGCTGCTGGAGTGCTCGGACTATTGGCTGctcaaatcatgaagatctgcCGAAGATCATAACTCATCTCCACGACGATGGTTAGGTGGCTGCTACACTCGAATGACTATGGTTCTGATATTAGTTACTTTCGAGGCCATATTAAATAATGAAGGCATTGTTCGAACCTTCGTTCTGATTTGGGATCCAACTTGAAATAGCAAAAATAGAAAAGTTCTTTTGCTGAAGAGTGTCCGATAGAGAATTCTCTAATGCCTAAGTCATAATATCTCCCAGAAGACAGTAGAGGTGTTACGAGAATAGTAGAGCAACAGTGTAAAGGAATAAAGGAGTTTAAGAGCATTTACCTAAAAGATCTTTCGGAAGTTGTTTATATAGACAAAGGTCGACGACACTTGTCGCCGAGAGAATTGAGCCCACGAATCAACCGTTTCTAGTAACTGATTGTACGTCTTGAAGATCGTGTGCGAGTGTTTCATTCGCGCATCTAGCTCATTCATCATGCAACTATAGAAACCGTTTGCAATCATGGCCGAGCTCTCACGAGTTAAAGAAAAAGATTGAAATTTGACAGATTCTCCGTGTGTTTCTAGAGTTAGCCGTGTGGTAGACTTTGATTAGTCGATCGAAAGCTTCATGGCAAGCTCTCACTAGTGCGTCTGCCGCATAAGCAGTGGTTGGTTTCGAGGCATATCATCTCTCAATTGTGTTGCCATTACCATCTTGTTGAAGCCAAAAATATACAATTCCTTTTTACCCAAGCTTGATAATATgagtttttttctaaaattagcTGGTAGATAATCATGATTTCTCTCACAGTTTATTCCTTTTCTCGTGATGTTATGTTCTCCATCTATTGGTTTGATAATCAAATTTTTCATACCCTGCCATTTATTTATTGGCTCAATAATTTTCTCCGTGCAAATATGGACCAAGATAGGCATGCTATTATGTAATATCAAAAATCCTGCTCCAAgataggctttttttttttgttgcctcCTCCATCCACTTCAATCATTTACCATAGCCTTGTGAAGCGGAGCCAACCTCGATGCAAACAACTTGTAAGGTGAAATATGACTAGCTCAAAAACTCTCTCAGTAGTCTCAGTTTCTGTAACATAGCTGAGGACTGCTcgaaaaatgattttttttttttttgaatcggCAGCTCACACTATCCTAGCATAAGCACTGCTAGTTATATCAGCATCAAGCAAACAATGTAaagtaaaaggaaaaaaaaactgttgAATCCAAAAAAACTCTTTGGAGTGGTGTAAAGCGAAAGAGACGATCTAATCATCCGTCTGGTTCGCCTTCTGAAAGACATGCCCAACCTGAAGAACCCGACACTCTCGTAGCATCCGGCAAATATCACTCAGAAGCGAGTGCTCCATCTTCTAGTGCACCTGGAAAGGGTTCAACGTAGCTTTCATAACCTTCAATTGTACAAAACTTATTTGAGAGCGGGACTTGACCACTGCTATTATTACTTGGATTAATGACCGTATTATCCCACCTTGCACCAATCCTCAGCTCATTGATAAATACCACTCTATTTCCAAATTGGAGGTGTTTAAGGCTGAACATATATATACTGGGAGGCCGATGCTGCGGCTGATTGGGTGGCAAGCAGCAGGGGAATTCATCGGGATTTCCGGAATGGTTCTGAGCTTCCTTCGGATGCGGTAAGGGCTGAGCCAAACTCGTGGTAGTCTGGCATTGGATCAGAACTCACCATCACGCTGCCGCTCccgcctttctctctctctctctccagcgTAGGAGGAAAGAAAGGCCAAGGGGGACAAAGAATCCCCCAACCCCTCAAATCCCCAAATAAAGTCCCCAACCTCAAATAAAATTGCCCCCCTCtccactttttttctttccaaatccatgcctccgcccctccctgCGAGCCTCCTTAAAGCCGTCGCCCCCTTCCCGGCCCCCCGCCACCATCCGCCCTCCTTAACCTATGGAAAGCGGCAGCGGAAGAGGCCCCTGCCCCTTGTCCCCCGCTCCCCAGGATTCGTGCGCCCCAACGCTGGCGCCATAATCAATAGGTCGAGCGCCACGAGGAGGAGGCTCTTCGTCGCCCTATCGGGGAGAGGGGGGATCGGTGCGGCTCCGCGATCCGCGGGGCAGGGCGGCTGGTGGTGGATGAGGTCCGGATCTGGGCGCGCGACGCTCGCCGCCGGGGAGGGCTCGCTCGGTGCGAGGAAGTGGACCGCCGGCGGTACGTACGGAGGAAACGGTGGCGAGGGCAAGGTGACCCAAGGGAACGTGATGAGTTCCCTTCATCAGCACCCAATTGATGGAAGAGAGGTGGGGAGTAATGGGGGTTATAGGCAGGAAGGGCAACAAGGTTCACCAAGATTGTTGACGCTGCCCACCGTTCTTACAATCGGTCGTGTTGCTGCCGTTCCTCTTCTCGTAAGCAGTAGGTCTACTttgtctttctcttctttccttttaatTTGTCTACATCTATATACGTTTCTTTCATGTTTGCTTGTTTGGTTGCTGATTCACAAGAAAAGATGATATTTTGGTGTTCACcgtgatatttttttttcccttgcgGAATTGATTCATAACCTTTAGCTGGCTGGCGATGCTTGTTTTTCGAATTTTCTTCTGGGATTCAAGCCATGTTTACCCGATCCCCTATTCTTTTGTTGATTCCGCAATATTTGAACATTAAAACCAGGAGATGATACAAATTTGTTAATTTGTTAACATAATATGTGATTTGAATCTGCGTTCTTCCATACAAAGGAAGGATCTGTTCTTAATTTCAAAAGATTGATATCAAAATTTGCATCCTTAGAAACAAGCATGATTGTTGGACAACTCATGCATCTATAGAATCTTGGAATAAATCTGCAATTCTCATAATTTCTCATATATTCTTCCATTATTTTTAACCATAGGTTGCTGAAGCTTTTATTCATTGAGAAGAGGCAAATATATACCACCATTGTTCGCTTGGCTTTggaatttaaaaaaagaataattcccaatttttttttttgttttgttttgtttttttttttttggggggggggaggtTTGCACTACAACTGATCTCTGTAGTCCtgaggaaaaagagagaaagtttTTGGAATTGAGGGTTTGCTAAATGCATGTAGAAATTAGGCAAAAGTGATTTTATTTCTTACAATTTTTTTCATCTCAACCTCAGATAGGTAGGATGACCAACATAAAATTGCGATCATTCTTAGTAAAGCCATTGCCATGACATGCAGGATTGTCATTTCTAAGGGTTTATAGGATGCGTCAGAATAAAAAATTGGACTTGGATGAGGCAGCAAAAAATTGGGTTAATGGGAGCTTATCTATCTCTTTAGAAGAACAAGAGATGCGTAACTAAGATTTCAGATTTGGATATGCTGAAAATCAAGAGTGAAATCCGATTTCAAACCTGACTAACTATAGTGGAATATGAATCCTCGAATCCTAGCACCATGTGGGTTCTTTTGTCCTCGTCCAACTATTGTGATTATACACTTTGTGTAAGTAAAATCTGTTCGGAACGTGACATATTGATCTCTGGGAGTAAGGTTTATTGGTCATGGACCAGATATGGTCGAATATAAGTGTACATTCCAGATTGAAGAATGTATGTTCTGTAATTCTGTTTTCTTAGAACATATAAGTATCAGTTGTATCTATGCATGTCCCTTTTTTCCTACTGCTATGCTGCATGGGGGATTTTTTTTCCGATTTATGTATGTATTGCATTTGATGAGACTAACATCTTCATTTCCTCACTAGCCTTTTACATGAATGGTTGGTGGGCAACAACTGCAACAACATGCATATTTATTGCTGCGGCTGTCACAGACTGGCTAGATGGTTATATTGCTCGCAAGGTTTGTACCCTGTATCACTTAATGTCTCATATATAGGATGTTAACCCAGTTATACTTGTTTATGCTTTGACAGAATGTTTGCTTGCTGTAACATTTTTTCTGTTTATCAGATGCACTTAGGGACACCTTTCGGTGCATTTTTGGATCCTGTAGCCGATAaggtttctccttttcttctgtgCCTTCTTTTGCTTGCACTGTCATTATTGAATCTTGGATAGCTTGAATTttatagatcaattaagaagatGACATTAAGTACCTTTTTATGTTTTTTCAATGACAGTTTAAGAATCCTATTAATTTATTTTGCTCATTGAGTGCAGCTTATGGTTGCTGCCACACTAGTATTATTGTGTACCAGACCTTTGGAAGTCGCTGCATTTGGAGAAGTACCATGGCTTCTGACAGTACCTTCAATTGCCATTATTGGTAGAGAGGTGATCACCAATTTATAACTTCATTTGTTGTGTTAATAAACTGCTAGCTTTCTCTGTTTTGTGTTCCAGGTCATTGGTGCCTTCATCTCTTCACCTTGGTATTGCACTGTTTGTAAATCATCCATGCTATCCTGTTAAGTTTACCATATTGTTATTTATAGTGCGATTGATATGGATACTTGGTTTTAGAATGACTGTTGTAAATGACTATACTGTATCTTTTCCTGCCAAATTACAGCTGACTTATCTGATGGCTAAAAGACATTTATTATAAAAGAATGCAGTGGTACAGTTGTGAATGTTAAGCAGTAAACTCTGAATGTGACTTCAGTTTAACCAAAACCCTAGGTCTTAAATACCATGTGTTGGGCCTGTCCTAGTTTTTTCGTGGAACGGGACACCCTAACATTGAGGATGGTGAATGTCCCGGCTTGTCCCGGTCTATTTCCCGACTCATTCTATCTTGAAACTTGGGATGACGTGTCATCCCAGCACTCGGGACAGTGGGACGCCCCGCCGTCCCATTGGCATTTAAAATCTTGATCATGATCAATTTGGGATCTGAAAGTTCCATAAAAGAGCATGTTAGATTTTTGCTAAATAGTCATCTTATATTTTATACCAAAATGAATATCTATTATAAAGTTTTTTGTAAGCCTACACTCATCTAAGTTTATTTGTATCATCCCATCCCACGCCTCATCCTAGTAAGCATACAAAATTTTAGAATTGTATTGCAGGTGATTTTGCGGGATATCCTCTAGCAAAATACTGCTTTCTGAAAATGGATCTTTCTAACATCTGGTGAATTTAGCCCTGCCAAGGTAAGTTTTTTTCTTATTGGATCAAACACAGATTATCCAACCCTGTAAAATAGAACTACTTTCTAATCCCCAATGACATTTTGTCACTATGAAGAGGAATAATAGCACCAGATCACGAATTCTATCAATATCTGCTGGAGGAGCAGGAATGAAGAATTAATATCCTTGtttaagtttcatgaaattgttGGTTTCAAAAAGCAATAACCTTGTTGTTATTAGAGTTCCCACTGAAACCAGACAAGCAACTTGCTCTTTGAAAACTAAAATAGCATTTTATTGCTATTAGTACCTGCCATTACTCTCCCTCATGCTTATAACATTCTGTATGCACATTCAATGAATGTTCCTCTCCCAATATGCACCATAAAACCACGTGGCACTGTGCCTCCTGCCTATTGTATATTAATAGAAACTATGTCAGGTCTCCTTTGTTTTGCTTTAAATGAATTGAACAACTGCCTGAGTAGGTACAAAACCCTTCGGTGTCAGCTTTAAGCTTTTTGTGAccttttaaaatttcttttcaactaGCATCTTCCTGATCTTCATTGTACATTTTAACTTTAATTCACCTTTGTGGGATAACATGCATTTTAATTCTGCTTACAGACTGTTATTTCTATTACATTCTTCCTTTTATATATCACTGTACTAATATCTAGGATTTCATTGAGGAGATTACTTGACCAAATCAAACCAATACTTTCACAACTCTGCTGGTTACTAAGTTATTTCATTTAAGCTTATGGTCTTACCTTTTATCTTCCTACCTGAATATTCCTCTACCGTCAAAGCTTCCCATACTTACGGCACACGTAATTATTCATGATAATTTCATAAAGTAGACAGATTACCTCCACTTGCCAATGCATTTATGTGCAGTAAATAGCTTCTACTTTCACACAGCGTATGAGCAACAACtgaatttctttcctctcttccttcATAAGCCTATAAGGCCTTACATCGGTTTCTTAAGGTCTTTGCTGATTACTAAACCCTCTGTTGGACTGAGGGATAAAGAAATGGAAATCACGTGAATGTGCATATACAGCAACAGTAAATGAAGTTTAATCACTTTGACATCTCGTGCCTTGCTTAACATCCAGTTATTGGTAAAGTTACTGCTGGATCTCATCAGTTATTTGGTAGTGAAGAGAAGTTGATTATTTTATCTCTTACTgatcataataaaattaacatatATGAAATCCAGGGACGGCCCGCTTTATTCTCTTCTCAGAATGTAGAATTTGGATCAATACCATGCCTAGGATTTCAAGGAGCGATTAACTATATTTAGATAACAACTATATTAGAGTTGACCAGTGACAAAAGAAGTTCGAGCTTATATTCTGCAACGCTTAATTAAGatgttttcttttcctctcttttggaATATAAAAACTAAAAGTTGGATTCTTTGGTAGGGTTACCATTTTATATTACAGAATAAAATTATCCAAACTTTAACTTATACAAGGGTTCTATATAAAAAATACAAAGCAATGCTGGATTGTTATGTGCTTAGATTGTGATGTTGAGGGAGAGGATTCGGTATGTAACTGTGGCATTAGCAGAAGTATTATTATGTGCTAACTCAA
Encoded proteins:
- the LOC103706634 gene encoding CDP-diacylglycerol--glycerol-3-phosphate 3-phosphatidyltransferase 2-like isoform X2; this encodes MPPPLPASLLKAVAPFPAPRHHPPSLTYGKRQRKRPLPLVPRSPGFVRPNAGAIINRSSATRRRLFVALSGRGGIGAAPRSAGQGGWWWMRSGSGRATLAAGEGSLGARKWTAGGTYGGNGGEGKVTQGNVMSSLHQHPIDGREVGSNGGYRQEGQQGSPRLLTLPTVLTIGRVAAVPLLVSTFYMNGWWATTATTCIFIAAAVTDWLDGYIARKMHLGTPFGAFLDPVADKLMVAATLVLLCTRPLEVAAFGEVPWLLTVPSIAIIGREITMSAVREWAASQNSKVLEAVAVNNLGKWKTATQMTALTILLATRDSSLTGPGVLVASGIVLLYVSAGLAVWSLAVYMRKIWRVLLK
- the LOC103706634 gene encoding CDP-diacylglycerol--glycerol-3-phosphate 3-phosphatidyltransferase 2-like isoform X1; its protein translation is MPPPLPASLLKAVAPFPAPRHHPPSLTYGKRQRKRPLPLVPRSPGFVRPNAGAIINRSSATRRRLFVALSGRGGIGAAPRSAGQGGWWWMRSGSGRATLAAGEGSLGARKWTAGGTYGGNGGEGKVTQGNVMSSLHQHPIDGREVGSNGGYRQEGQQGSPRLLTLPTVLTIGRVAAVPLLVSTFYMNGWWATTATTCIFIAAAVTDWLDGYIARKMHLGTPFGAFLDPVADKLMVAATLVLLCTRPLEVAAFGEVPWLLTVPSIAIIGREITMSAVREWAASQNSKVLEQAVAVNNLGKWKTATQMTALTILLATRDSSLTGPGVLVASGIVLLYVSAGLAVWSLAVYMRKIWRVLLK